The Anticarsia gemmatalis isolate Benzon Research Colony breed Stoneville strain chromosome 18, ilAntGemm2 primary, whole genome shotgun sequence DNA window CTTTACgattcggcgcaggttgcacttgcCATGGTCGCAGGCTAACTGGTGTCAGctgtgttcgcgttaattcccgtatcctatacatgcaacgcgagagtttaaatgCTATGATAGCATCTGATTTGTATGACATTTTCTAGTAAACGATAATTAGTATATAAATCATAAGCACTACTAGCGGCGTGgcggcctaaaccactgcgccacggaggtagtcattGAAAATAGTTTGATTGGCGGCACCCAGCAGCGGTACTCAGATTGGTTGTTAATACTTACATGCTCTGCTCTAAAGCTGTCGCAGTTAGGGTACTCGTACAATGGTATCTCTTGCATATCCAGCACATGTCTGGTAGCGCAGGTCTCAACTGGTGCACTCTTAAATCATAAACAATACAGAGTTTAAGTTCaggcttagatttttatttcgCTTTAATCTAAATACGTGACAAAGTTTGGGGCACTCaaatctgtagctcgattccaTAAAACTATCGACCAGCGACAACCgcctagctatcgagaaattttgtatgagaatttGATTagcgtcgcaggaactattttagcagtacattttaaatgtcaaactttcgatactcaatggTATCGACTATACAGAATGGCGTTACTGAAGCGCGACTTTTTAAAGTCGCTACTATCGAttatcgatagtttgacatttgaaatgtattaagCAATTATTTCTTACGACAACCGCTGGAAGCGTTaatcaagttttcatacaaaatttttcgataggaGTAGAAAATTCCGGTTGTCGATAGGAGTAGAAAATAGCGCTACTTTTCTTACAGGTCGataattgattttttaaagaatgtaataaataagttaagtaCATTCAGTGAATTACGGCGTCACAGTTTTGGGGTAGAAAAgtcaaagatatttaaaatagttgtttttacCTGCTGGCAGCGCTTTTGTCTCTTTCTTGAGCATACAACTACGATGCTAATAGTCATTATCAATAGTAATATACCCACTAACAACGGAATCCAGAACTGAAAGTGCTGAACAATTTCTTCGTCGCTTCCTgaataaaattgacaaaatataaGGTCCACAGAAAACATTTTTCGCGTAAATAtcacatttagaaaaaaaataggtatttgcTGTTATCAAATATGTACCAGGTACCTATGTATCTATATACAATGGCGCTgaaatacttattacttttttcaCTCTTACCACAAACTACTTTACTATGCACGTATACCTACTTTgcctactaataataaaaagctcaaaagcttgtttgtttaaactttCAGAAACTAGCTGCTtcgaattgaaaatatatttttgaggcGGTAGTCCATTTATTGAACGAACTTAGCTACATCGCATTAAAACCGCTCCCGGTGATTAAATTGCTGGCGGGAGTTTTAGTTTGATTAAGATGCGAGTGGTTTAaattggcacctcccacgcaaatggttgcaggtttgaaccggaggcaacacaccaatgacttttcggaattatgtgtgtattacaaataattatcacttgctctaaaggtgaaggaaaacatcgtgaggaaatcatgcatgcctaaaatttgttaaatacatttattgagggcatgcaaagtcctcaattcacacctggccagcgtggtggactcaaggcctaacacctccaCGTTTgggaggatacccttgcccTGCACTCTGCAATGGGCCAGAAATGggtcataaaaaaaatgtttatatcaaTCGTAGGATACTAACCAATGCTACGTGATGTTGGTAAAGAAATTTCCGTCGTTGTAGTCAAAAAgtcaattttattgtacttagTATCTTTAAAGCTGAACATAACATGAATTTGTCCAAATGTTTTCATCCTAAGAGTTCCTTGTTCAAGTGCTATACTTCTTAAACTGCatataacttttgttttgtggtgctTTTTCCTTAAATTGTAGATTATCGTAATGTTGTCTCTCATAGTCACTGAAAATTAACACTTGTTATAAGATTCAGTCAGGATTCAGTAAATGAAAGTTAATCAAAATGAGCAGCGCGATTTtccacagtcggtactatcgagtaaataaaatgtacctaaactatattttaaaactaatgtCTGGAAGGGTTAGTGATACAAGGGCGCTGAATggatcttcatacaaaatttatcgatagctccATTATTAACAGTCAGCTTTAGAAGTCGAGATTATTTCATGCAACACCTAATCAATAGCTTATTAACAGGAGCCATTTTTGACGTTATTTTATACTTCAAACGAGAAGCAAGACTCGAGAGTATCGAGAGTAGGAAGTCGCACTTCAAtagtaagtatgtttgttaccttTGCCTTCAAACTTCAACTCCCCTATGGTTAAAGCCTTACAAGTCAGTTTCAACTGTTCACCATTGTAATATTCGTAGTATATGTACTTATTACCATAATTTTCATGCATTTCTACTGATACGTTACCCTGCGGTATACCCAACATGATCAACTCGCCATGGTCTGAAAAAACAGATAATGACTTGCTTACAACTATAAATTTAACGTTCAATCAAGTTTATTTTGCAAGATTTTAAAAGAATGGCTTTAAAGTGGTGGTTTTTGCCGCAACAGCGACATGGGAGACCGCTACCGGAGACTGCGACCGTTACTTGATTTTAGataatagccacctttacacacacactctatcgtaCGCTCTTAGGAGCGtgcaggattacgcgcgggaaagcagcgcgctcttcgctctcgatttctttctttctttttctccGCGGgtttgacagatgagcgcggcgcgtggtttTTCCTTTCCCTTTACACGCGCACTCTTTCACACGCGATTATTGTTTCATGCACTATAGAGTGTGCGTGTAAAGCTAaccaaaagaatcataggaatgaacgcacagcccaaaccactggacatatcgggctgaaatttggtagatgttataacgtaggtTAAGAAAAGAATTTTGATCTGGACTACCcccaaagggataaaataggggatgaaagtatgtatgaaaattttgtcctaagtcacaaacatccggacgaagtcgcgggaaaAAGCTAAttcatgtaataaattaaaaaacttacttGTTAAATAATAAGCGTTAATATCTGTGAAGCCCAATTGGACTTCTTCCACCACATGAGTTGATTCAGAAAAATGGCTAGAGACTGCCAAAATGATTATCTTTTCGTTCTTTAATTTTTCTGTCTGATTGAAACGTAGATTGAGTGATGTATTATTCTCTAAAATTGGGtagatatatatattatatttgactcGTATTTTGCAGTAATAATTTGTGCTTTATGTTGGAATTATATCTACGAGCTTAAAGTGTCATCTCTTAGGTTAGTACAAGGGTTTAAATAGCTGCAAATAAATTTTGGTGTAATAAAGCAACCATTGGAAGCGAAGTACCTAACCACAAGAAACCCGAGAGAAACATCGGGGCTTAGCTACTGAGTATTAAAACACTTACCAGTCTTTAAAGTAGCCTCAGGTAAATCTGTTAAATCAACAGAATCCtggtaaattttaaaatttaccttTAATGTAGCATTTTTAACAGAGTATGCTAATTTGTAATATATTGCAGTGTTGTTTCCACGGTTCATCCGCGTTCCAcggattataatattatcgtttATGGTAAGAGTTATGATATCTGTAATTCAACATTTTAGTTAGAATATTCATATAAGATTTGTTTCATTCCGCCCTCGATAGTTGGAAAGACGATACATCTTTTTTGTCGAAACTGAGTTATATATATTACCGGAATCAGTAAAGAAAGACGCACCAgcccatattttttatatttttctatgtcgCTTCGTTAGGGCTCCTAGGCACAGTCCCGGCGGCATTTCCGTCGGGTGTGCGGGTGTCATTTGTTCCTAACATTCGAGCGATTGATTCGAGCATTTAGCTCTGCGCGGCATGTGTATGTGGCTATTACAGTATTaagtgcctttacacacacgctctttcgcgtgaaacaacaaaggaaaaAGCGCGcgctgtcaagcccgcgaacgTTTTCATCACGGGCAAGTTATATCTTGTGTGTAAGGCACCTAAAAGCTCCGCGAAATAAAACGCTTTTGTGTGCAATTTTTTCTATACCTGtttgaagataaaaatatttctatctcCGTTTCTATTTCTGTTAGTTTGTGTGTTATTGTTTGTAAGTGGGTCTTTTCAACTTTTGGGGCAGCGTTAATGTCCGATGCCTAAATAAGTTACAGTTAGaatatcgaataaaatttaCTGTGTGGAAGTAAATGGAAACGCCGGGAGGGGCAGACACTGATCATGTCGCCGAGGCCTGAGGTCGCCGAGGATTGTACTCGCGTCCTCACGTCTCTGCCTACTCATAAGAGaaaaaaacatacctacataaaagtGCGccgattgtatgtatgtatgtaagttacAGTAGCAAAAGATGACTTACCGTGTTtcctttttaaaatgaattttagtTCTAAATCAGTATTAAGATGTGCTTGAGAGCATCTGCAAGAGCAAAGCATTTCAGTGTCGTTGTGTGTTCTTAGTAATTTAGTGTTTACTGAAATTCTAGcgtaatttgaaatattctggAACATTTCTGTAAAagatatataaaacaatttaaatttttacttcatatgcaaaaaaaaataatttcaagaatAAATGGAAACAAAGTCCAatacccgcacttggccagcgtagtggacacaaggcctaacctctcccctCATTTGGGCGaggacccttgccctgcagtgggacagaaatagGCTATAAAGGACTTTCTCTCTGGCTACGcttatgggaaaaaagcgtgttattatgtatgtactagaggccgcccgcgacttcgtccgcgggGAAACCTTTTCCGTGTAAAACGCGATCCcgcgggaactccgggataaaaatcCTATGTGTTATTGTGGGGCTTCAGCTATCTACAttccaaatttcattgtaatcggttctgtagtatttgcgtgaaagagtaacaaacatccatacatacgtacatacattctcacaaactttcgcatttataatattggtggGATTTTCTAATGTAAACTTAAAAACTTACCATCTAGCGAGTTAGCGTATTCATAGTTCATGTATAGAGTGCAATAGCTTGCATATGGGTTAAGACACGCCACTTCAACACGTTCGCCCTCGTTGTACTGATACTCGGCAATATGACGCGTCGGTTCGCGCTTAGTATCTGAGGCAACACGTCGAGTTGGTAACACTACATCGTTCACGAGAATCATTTGTGTGGGTTCTGCAAAAACaaatcccatcaaaaacattttgtaaaaaattgtaaataaatctcTAGACAAAGTTAAGCCAAGTCTAAAAACGACATGTGTCGACGCAACGCAGTTGTGGCGTGGAATGCGTCGATCCGTTGCGATGACGCGGCGCACTGACAATGTGGCCTTGCCCTAATAGTcagctttacacacacactctatcgcacgttcttaggagcgtacaggattacgcgcgggaaagcagcgcgctcttcgctcacgATTTTCCTGGCGTGCTTGACTGCTGTGCGCGGCTCGCAGCCTTTCCTTTCCCCTTGTACACCATATATACGCGctctctttcacgcgcgattgttgtttcatgcgcgatagtgtgtgtgtgtaaaggtgccTTATCGCTATGCGTTAAGGAGCTTAGAGTTCATAGTTATAATTCCCGCttctaataattaaaaaatgtacttacttgCTCCCACGACGCGTACTTTAAACCTTATAAGCTTGtctacatttttttcatttatttcacaaatcCAGACATCACTCATATCGTCTGTCACATTGTTTATCTGCAATTAATAGaattaagattataattatatacttaagtcTTACAAGTACTATCTTTTTTCTACGTCTGTGtgtccatttttatttttattcctgttttttcttcttattatttcacaattttttcgTCGTTTTTGTGTATCAAATTGAAACATCGCTACACAATAACGCGTTCCGGCCGCGCGAATTGGATAAGTGCTCACCCACGTTGACTTGCGGGCGCTGTGGCGGGCGCGGTCACGAAATATTACACGTCACGTTATCAGTTTGGAATGCCAAGGTGTTGGCTGGAACGCTCGTACTTGGGGCGGCCCGTTCCATCCGGAGTCTGTTTTTAACCGCGCCTCAATGGAAATTCAGTTATTTGAGTCGGCCATGAATcatgatattattttgtgtgttcGTTGCGTTCCGAGCGAAGGAGAGTTGATAAACATGTTGAACGCTCTGGAACAGTTGACGCGCGCGGAAAGGCAAGGATGTGgttgaccttaaccactgtgccacgaaATCAGTCAAAAAAATCTTTGACGAAAACCTGACAACGATTTTGCAGAGCGTGTGGAGACCCCATTAATAATTTTGgcattacttacttttaattcGGAATATATCCCTTTATCTACTAATTCTGTCTCGAATTCTGTGCCATAGTAAAAGCTTCGACacctaaaattataaaatgtatgttattacAGCATGCAGTTGATGTCGGCGATGTTGTACAAAATGGCTAAATGCGTAGAACCTGGCAGTGCTCGGGCGGTTCtttcaaataagtttttatGGATCATAGCAAATTACATACATTAGTCTCTGACCACAGGCATTGTGGGAGCCTCCTCGTACATGTATTTTTATGCTTGAAAGGAGCATATAATAGCAATACTACGGAATGCTTGTTGCAATGAATATTTTCCATATTTAAGTTAGTTTTAATACATCCGTTCGATTATGTGTTaattttcagtatttatttactgtacaaAACTTATTGTTCTTAATGCCAAGGACATTTTCTGCCACTGTACCtcagggtgatgcagagataataaattatgattgcTCTTTCTTAGTACAACATGGGTACGTAATAGGTACAGATAGAAGGTATACGTCAATTCattcgtaaataaaatttaacatactTGAAGGAATTAAAATGCGTGTCttcgaaaaataaattaaaatttgttccaGGTTCAAGATCTTGCACACCGGTCAGTTCAGTCACCGGCCGGCCGTAATCTTGAGACCACGTcaaatttttgaagaaaattttgcGTTCATCtgcaagttaaaaatatatttggtgcctttacacacaagCTCTTTCGCGCGTCACCTGTCAAACCCGTGAAGAAAACGTGAGCGTGAAACGAAAAGCGCGCCGTCTTTCt harbors:
- the LOC142980600 gene encoding uncharacterized protein LOC142980600, coding for MFNIAMILFCLPSFVQGGTNERKIFFKNLTWSQDYGRPVTELTGVQDLEPGTNFNLFFEDTHFNSFKCRSFYYGTEFETELVDKGIYSELKINNVTDDMSDVWICEINEKNVDKLIRFKVRVVGAKPTQMILVNDVVLPTRRVASDTKREPTRHIAEYQYNEGERVEVACLNPYASYCTLYMNYEYANSLDEMFQNISNYARISVNTKLLRTHNDTEMLCSCRCSQAHLNTDLELKFILKRKHDIITLTINDNIIIRGTRMNRGNNTAIYYKLAYSVKNATLKVNFKIYQDSVDLTDLPEATLKTENNTSLNLRFNQTEKLKNEKIIILAVSSHFSESTHVVEEVQLGFTDINAYYLTNHGELIMLGIPQGNVSVEMHENYGNKYIYYEYYNGEQLKLTCKALTIGELKFEGKVTMRDNITIIYNLRKKHHKTKVICSLRSIALEQGTLRMKTFGQIHVMFSFKDTKYNKIDFLTTTTEISLPTSRSIGSDEEIVQHFQFWIPLLVGILLLIMTISIVVVCSRKRQKRCQQSAPVETCATRHVLDMQEIPLYEYPNCDSFRAEHDEHVYDLPVVNRKQNEPQPPYIYDYADPRG